A genome region from Leptodactylus fuscus isolate aLepFus1 chromosome 6, aLepFus1.hap2, whole genome shotgun sequence includes the following:
- the LOC142210813 gene encoding neurotrophin-4-like: protein MLLRLYVMVISYLCAIKAAPLQNQTTDLDYGPKNSSNSTDQPQNFFNFTEGLHDGYFPDLATTYPDMAGKEWNLYSPRVALTSSEPSGPPLLFLAEEMISHSEPANRTSRVKRAQGSDAISPSRRGELSVCDTRHIWVTDKRSAVDIHGKTVTILSEIQTLTGPLKQYFFETKCNPEGGTTNGCRGVDKRQWLSECKQKQSYVRALTMDEKLVGWRWIRIDTACVCTLLSRRGRT from the coding sequence ATGCTCCTCCGCCTTTATGTCATGGTGATCTCATACCTTTGTGCCATCAAAGCTGCCCCCTTACAAAACCAGACCACTGATTTGGATTATGGCCCTAAGAATTCATCCAACTCCACAGACCAACCACAGAACTTCTTTAATTTTACTGAAGGACTACATGATGGTTATTTTCCAGATTTAGCAACCACGTATCCTGACATGGCTGGTAAAGAGTGGAACCTTTATTCCCCAAGAGTGGCCCTCACTAGTAGTGAGCCCTCAGGACCCCCTCTTTTGTTTTTGGCAGAAGAGATGATTTCACATTCAGAACCAGCCAATAGGACTTCTCGGGTGAAAAGGGCACAGGGGTCAGATGCAATCAGTCCATCTCGAAGAGGAGAGCTTTCTGTGTGTGATACCAGGCATATATGGGTGACTGACAAGAGGTCAGCTGTTGATATACATGGTAAGACTGTCACTATCCTATCTGAAATTCAGACACTCACAGGACCACTAAAGCAGTACTTTTTTGAGACCAAGTGTAACCCCGAAGGAGGTACCACCAATGGTTGTCGTGGGGTAGATAAAAGACAGTGGTTATCAGAATGCAAACAAAAGCAGTCTTATGTAAGAGCATTGACCATGGATGAAAAGCTTGTGGGCTGGCGCTGGATTCGGATTGATACAGCATGTGTTTGCACACTGTTGAGCAGAAGAGGAAGGACGTAA